In a single window of the Coregonus clupeaformis isolate EN_2021a chromosome 10, ASM2061545v1, whole genome shotgun sequence genome:
- the LOC121576002 gene encoding D(1B) dopamine receptor-like, whose amino-acid sequence MWNSTESEATSDGGKELVIRTVTGCLLSLLILWTLLGNLMVCSAVLRIRQLRSKVTNIFIVSLAVSDLFVAILVMPWKAVAEVAGYWPFGTFCNYWVAFDIMCSTASILNLCIISVDRYWAISSPFRYERKMTQRVAFVMISITWTLSLLISFIPVQLNWHKASEDEIVRAHNTSLGQVEENCDSSLNREYAISSSLISFYIPVAIMIVTYTRIYRIAQIQIRRIASLERAAEHATSCRTNTLECQHHNTLKTSIKRETKVLKTLSIIMGVFVCCWLPFFILNCIVPFCDKPPTDKDAGLPCVSETTFDVFVWFGWTNSSMNPIIYAFNAEFRKAFASLLGCRRNFCSSTPVETVNISNELVSYNQDTLVHKEIVNAYVNMIPNVVECIEHEDTFDRISQLTHNNENGTDSVCDLDDCEEEISIDRMTPFTPNGLH is encoded by the coding sequence ATGTGGAACTCGACCGAATCGGAGGCAACATCAGACGGTGGAAAGGAATTGGTCATCCGGACAGTGACGGGCTGTTTGCTCTCCCTGCTCATCCTATGGACACTACTGGGAAACCTTATGGTGTGCTCCGCCGTGCTCCGAATTCGGCAATTGCGAAGTAAAGTGACCAACATTTTCATCGTTTCTTTGGCTGTGTCGGATTTATTCGTTGCAATTCTGGTGATGCCATGGAAAGCTGTGGCTGAGGTGGCGGGGTATTGGCCATTTGGCACTTTTTGTAATTACTGGGTGGCGTTTGACATTATGTGCTCAACTGCGTCTATCCTCAACCTCTGCATTATCAGCGTGGATAGATACTGGGCCATATCAAGTCCGTTCCGGTACGAGAGAAAAATGACCCAAAGAGTTGCCTTTGTGATGATAAGCATCACGTGGACATTGTCTCTACTCATTTCATTCATACCCGTCCAACTGAACTGGCACAAAGCCAGCGAAGACGAAATAGTTAGAGCGCATAACACCTCCTTGGGTCAAGTAGAGGAAAACTGTGACTCTAGCCTCAACAGAGAATACGCCATATCTTCATCTTTAATAAGTTTCTACATACCCGTAGCAATTATGATTGTGACATACACGAGAATCTATCGGATTGCTCAGATCCAAATCAGGAGGATAGCTTCCCTAGAGCGCGCGGCAGAGCACGCCACAAGTTGCAGGACCAACACACTCGAGTGCCAACACCACAATACCTTGAAAACGTCTATTAAAAGGGAAACCAAAGTTTTAAAAACTTTATCGATCATTATGGGTGTTTTTGTATGTTGTTGGTtacctttttttattttgaacTGCATAGTTCCATTCTGTGACAAACCACCGACTGACAAAGATGCTGGTCTCCCGTGCGTCAGCGAGACAACATTTGACGTCTTTGTGTGGTTTGGCTGGACTAATTCATCCATGAATCCTATTATTTACGCTTTTAACGCAGAGTTCAGAAAAGCATTTGCCAGTCTGCTGGGTTGTCGTCGTAATTTCTGCTCCAGCACACCAGTTGAAACGGTGAATATTAGCAACGAGTTGGTCTCCTACAACCAGGACACCCTTGTCCACAAAGAAATCGTGAACGCCTACGTCAATATGATCCCCAACGTAGTGGAATGCATTGAGCACGAGGACACGTTTGACAGGATATCACAGTTAACTCACAACAATGAAAATGGCACCGACTCCGTTTGTGACTTGGACGACTGTGAGGAAGAGATTAGCATTGACAGGATGACACCATTCACCCCCAATGGTTTACATTGA